AAACACCAAtggaggagggtgtgtgtggcaATTGTTCTTAGTGCTCCTGGCCTGTAGGGTGAGGCCTTGCAACACCTCTGGGTTTGAAGGTGTGGTAAGGAGGTGAAGTGATGCTGTAAACAGATCCCGGGAGCCTGCACCTGCACCTGCTTCTGCTCACCTCCTGAGAACCTGCAGTGAGATTTTGCCATTTTACTCCCAAGTTTGCGCGCGTGACAGGAACCTTCTCCTTAAAATTGAGGGCGGGGAGTGGGGAGTACAGGAAAGTACTTCCTTTGTATCCTGCCTATCTCCCCAAAGTGGCAGAAATAgttctccatttttatcctcacaacaaccctgtgagggactCTAGGCTGAGGTCACTTCGCCAAGCTTCCGTGACACAGTGGGCTTTTAAACCTGGGTCACTCAGATCTGAGACTTTAACGCCTATACCCCGCTGGCTCTCAGAATTGCTCGGGAGAGACCTGAGCTAATCTTAGTTTAAGAGCAGGACATTCTCTACAAGGCTTTTGGGAGTTTTCAAGCAACAGTGCTGTGTCGTCTTGGGAGCAGTGCAGCCAATTTCATCCCCCTAAAAAATGGGAAGGTTTAACATTGTCATACCTTGATATGGAGGCTCAGAGTCTGTGCATGTCATAATGGAAGGCTAGGTACTTTTCAGCTGCTTGGAGTTGTATTCTTGAGGGTGTGTTGTAATCTGGCTGTTGCTGGATCCCAGCTCTGTTTCTGAGTTAGGAACATGTCAGACAAAGAAAATAGCTGGAGACATACCTCCCAGGTGGGATGCCTGTGGTCACCAGGGTCAGCGAGAACCACCAGAAATATTTGACCCTTGATCTGTGAGAGCAAAGAAATTTGAAGCATGGAACACACACCAGGTCTTTGCTAACAGCTTTTTGTTGCTGCttcctcttgtggtcagccaggAAATTGCCTCCTCTCCTGGTGgctgcaataaaatcagaatcaatAATGCATAGTTGCAAATTTTCTCATACCAAGTCCCCTGCTTGAAGCAAACAGTAGACTCCCAAACGGCTCCTGGGACATAAAACATAAAAGATTACGCAGCTCAGGCATAGGAAGACGCACGGCACACTGTAAGGGCCCTTGCAGAAGGAAATGTTGTGCAGCCAAAAACTTTCCCCTCGGGAAAGGTCCTCAGGGCCATCTGACACAGGCAAATATTTAGATGCTAgtggaggatcatagaatcatagagttggaaggggtcatacaggccatctagtccaaccccctgctcaacgcaggatcagcccaaagcatccaagaaaagtgtgtatccaacctttgcttgaagactgccagtgagggggagctcaccacttccttaggcagcctattccactgctgaactactctgactgtgaaaatttttttcctgatatctagcctatatcgttgtacttgtagtttaaacccattactgcgtgtcctctcctctgcagccaacagaaatagcatcctgccctcctccaaatgacaatctttcaaatacttaaagagggctatcatgtcccctctcaacctcattttatCCAGGCTGACTTTGACGGGAAGGAGAAATATGTAGGAACTACTCAATGTTTGCTCCCCCACCAGCCCAGATTTATGATGCCAAAGCCATGGCTGTCTTCTCAATGACAAGGAGCCCTGTGTCACCGCAAATGTTGCTTGCATTTATTCCAAGCTCCTGCAGTCAAACCACTGTGTCGGAGCTGCTTCTTTGTAgctcagtgattctcaacctgggggttgggacctctttgggggttgaatgaccctttcacaggggtcgtggcagggcaagcagcttgagtAGGGGGGCACCTTCTtcataacagccttgcggggtagaatgagatagagcgtttgtctgtctggagcagcagaaaagagcgagatcagcatggtgggacgagaggcagaagtgaactgagaaaccccgggaaaaaaacccaatttatataaaactagtttcaaagcccctttataaaaaggggttttgaaaggggggttgcctcgtgcggcggtttgacgctgcgcgaggcgctttgcgcctcccgcagcgtcagaccggcaaggagggaatccccagcagccgcgcttcgcacgaCTGCTGGGGGTTTCCTCGTGCGGCGTTCCTCGTGCGGGTTTCCtcgtgcggcggtctgacgctgcgcgaggcgcttcgcgcctcccgcagcgtcagaccggcaaggagggaatccccagcagccgcgcttcgcgcgactgctgggggttccctcgggcggcggtctgacgctgcgcgaggcgcttcgcgcctcccgcaacgtcagaccgggagcaactgcgagccgcgctgcgcgcggctcgcagttgctcagcctgggaatcggagggaccaatcggcaggcgcttcgcgcctgccgattggtccctccgattgtctgtcgtgaggaagggtccaacccggacccttcctcatcacggacaaagcccacctctagggggcttaacgaattatatagtccgtggcgcccgtggcgccacgggctttttaaagatcatgaacaatggatcttcactccattggtcagttttggtttaatttctgtgaaagaacacttgcataattttatggttgggggtcaccacaacaggaggaactgtattaaagggtcgtggcatttggaaggttgagaaccactgctgtagctgTTATTAGACCTGTGGTGCTGAACGCTGGCCCAGAAGCCTTACTTAAGCATGGGCCTTGTGGTTCCTCTGGGTCATTTCCCCCCTACCCTCCCTGGGCCTAGTCCAGACAATTTGTTATCTGTTTTGTGTTCACCAAGGTTTGATAAGTGCAAGAGGACAAGGAAGGGAATAAGAGAGTGGAGAGTGCCAATTGGCTGAAGTGTCAGACTAGACTTGAGAGACCCGGGTTCAAGTCCCCATCCTGCGGTGGCAGCCCTcggcgtgaccttgggctacttgcatactctcagcctagcctaccacgcaggatcgttgtgaggataaaactgaggaggggagaggctgctttggatccctattggggagagaaaagtggggtataaatgaaattaataaataaataataaaatgggaaaaTGGGGTGGTGGTAAGAGAGCTGTGCCAGGTTGTGCTATCAATAAAGGGGTCACGTTTTGGCGTGTTTTGTATGTGATTAAACTCCCTGTAAGCAGAAAACTAGTCCAACAAGCAGAGATAAGGGACAGATGCTTTCTCTGACTTGTTCCAATAGTCACTCTGCATGCCTTCCTAGACCCTGTCTATGGATAAAGATGTCTGCTGTACCCAAATATAATGGCAGTGATCTCTCCTGTCTTTCTAGTGGAGTTGTCTCAAGTGATCAGCGGTGGCTCGAAACCTTCTCCGCCTTTGCCTCCAAAGAGAGGCATCCCTCTGAACGTGTCGTCGTCACTCGAAACGGCCGCCACCCCCAAGTCGCCGAGCGACCGGATCGTCCCGGCATCCCATCGCCCCTCCTCAATACCAGGGCACCTGTCGCCTCAGCCGCCACCCTCTCCGTCGCCCCCTCTGCTTGCCCACCTTCCTCCTGAACCCCACAGCACTCCACTGCCTTCTGCTGCCCATGAGGCAGGCCACCCCGTTGTTCCCGAACAACTGATGGAGGCTCTCCAAGACAGGCTATCAAGTCTGGAGGTGGGCAGGAGGGTGGCTGATCAGGGCTTCGGAGAGCCTCAGGTTCCTACCCGGCTGCCCCAGCTGCCGCTGCACATCCTCATCCAGCAGGCTTTGacaagccccctgccagcgacccCGCCGGGTGAAGGGTCACATAGGGCTCACTCGCTGCTTTTTGAAAACAGAGGGTCCTTTGAGGAAAACGCCACCGGCGGCAGGACAAGGTCACTCCCGGTTACCATTGAGATGCTGAAAGTGTGAGTTGTTTTGGAGTTGCTCTTGGGGAAAGCCCTGCCCAGTTTGTTCTGTCCCCCTTTTCATGCTCAGCTTTTCTCACCCCTTCTGATGCTGCCCATGCTCAGAAAGCTTACAGGGGGGAAGCCAGCGTTAAAATATGGGTCTCCCAACACCGTTTGGTGTCATTTGAGCACTGAAAGGCGTAAGATAGTAATGCACCACTTGTAGCTTAGGCTTCGAAATTGAATTAAAAAGGAGCAGGGTGCTGGCATGGGGGAAATGGCTCTCGGGCTGGTCAGTGTGTCTTATATGACATGAAGAACTGGGATTATGATGTTTGCAGGCCTGTTTTTGCTTATTCGCTGATTTAGAACTCGTCAAATGGAATCCTGCAGCCTGCATAATAAAATCTATTAATTAAGCCTCATTTGCCTATGTAGGCCTAAGTGTAGGTAAGGGAGGGGGTAGAGCCAGAATCCTGCTTGCAGCAGCTGGACTTCCTCATCCCTGGTGGGCATTGTCCAAACTTACAAGCACACAGCCTAAAAGGCTGAGCACTGTtggttcttccttctttcctgatGCCTTCAGCTATTCTCAGCATTATTGTCTTCTCCACTGATTTCTTGTCATCTCATGATGTGTAAAACCAATGTAAAAGAAAGGTATGTAAATCCTTATAGGTATCCATTTGGCCTCAGcaaggaccagggccttctcagccctggcccccacctggtagaacggtCTCCCTGGCAAGACcggggccctgtgggaccttggacagctccgcagggcctgtaagacagagctgttccacttgATTTACAGTTGAGGCCTAAAAGGAGTGTcctccctgttcaaaacaccagccaaattaTACCTGAGCCCCTGAATATCTGATCAGTATCAACCCTTCCACTGCAAGAGCAGGAGTGGCTAGAACTGTTCTAAaggatccattttttaaaatatataaagtattataatattgttctgttttttaaaatgctactttTTCTGAGCCCTAGGGGAAGGGCCAGCAATAaatacaaatttatttttatttttgaagtatTTTAGTAACTTTTGCTGTTTCATTAGTCCTGACGATGACGAAGAGGTGGAGGACGTCCAGGAAGACGAGCACCATTCCAGTTCCCACGTTTACATCGGAGAGGATCCGACAGTCACGGTTATCCCCAGGCTTGTCCTGCAAACCGTGCAGGATGAAGAAGAGGGGCCCAGTGACTCCGACTCTGAGGGACCCGTTCTGTACAAGGAGGACCCAGAAGACGAGGATGATGATGAAAGCCATAATAGTAAGAGACACCCACCATGGGAATAAAACCCACAAGGAGAGtctctgcaggatcagacctaacGTCCCTCTGGACCAGCAGCCTGTTTCTCCCAGTGACCTCCCAGTTGACCCCAGAATCCCAGTATCAGGGCTGAAAAGCCATACTCATGGCCTAGCTCTTTGTATTTCAGCCCACTTCTAAAGTGGTTTGTGGTAGGTAAAATGATGTGCAATTTAATAGTCACGCCTTGGTAAAGACTTGGTCTGGAAGGGCACCTTCTCCCTTTGCCCTCATGGGTGAccgtgtgaagtaggtgaggtgtGTGCTGGCCCCTTTGTCATCCAGCCACTTTCTCTAGTACAGTGAGCAAtctaacctgggtctccctggttTTGGATCGGCTGCTAATTGTTCCgttgtatttatgtattatattgaTGTGTATACTCTTGGACGAGCcgtcttggggcagtgaacaacaatcTCAGTGTACATCATCAGCGATAAACAATAAAATTGGCTTGTCAACAAACCAATAAGACAACATCCATaagcattaaaacaataaaagtaaaCAGCTGTCAACACCAATAGTTGATTACAGGAACTGCATAGGTGTCACTAGGAGTTGGGGGGACAGGACGGTGGGAGGCCTGCTTCATTGACATGAGATGATTTTtcatctggcctcagccataagcctggtggaagagctatgccttgcaggccctgcagaaaggtggtccctcaaatatgcaggacccagactgcaaAAGGCATCACTTGTGATTGATTAGTgatcaatatccccccccccctccctctgcaggcgCGCTGGCCAACAAGGTTAAGAGAAAAGATACCCTTGCCATGAAACTGGGCAGCATGGCCCTGCGGCAGGAGCTACAAGAAGGGAACACTTTTCCTCGGAAGAGCAAAGAGGAGTGGAACGAAATTCGGCAGCAGATCGGGACGACGTTGATCAGGTAGGCAGGGCAGAAGAAAGTGTgagttgcgtgtgtgtgtgtgtgatagtaTGCGTTTGGGAGCCTGGGAGCTGTTCACCCTTTCCAAATGATGTCAAGTATTGCACTGATGTTACTGCAAAGCCTGCTGTGGTTGTCTTCTGCTTCATTCATGGGACTGAATTTTGGGATCGAAAGCAGGCTGTGGCCTCTGATGTCTCTGTTCAGAAAGTATCAGAAGCACCAGCACAGTTATTAGGACGTGCATTTTTGAACATGCTGTCtaggagggtggtggagtctctttGGTTGGAAGTTTttgaggagattggatgagcacctgccaggaAGGTgtgatgggaggctggactaaatggccatttgtggtctcttccacctctgtgtgattctgcttctgcttcatggGATAGAAAACCAGTGCAGGCGTGTTTCCATTTTCTCCAATATACTGGGCTGGGTCATGGATCTTTTCTGCAGTGgaagccctttcctccagcagaCGGAACCTTCCCCTGATATAGGACACTTAGAAGAGCATTGGGGTGAAGGAGGCTCCTTCCCTTGGTGGAACACACCTCTGCGAGTGGGACAGGGTCCCACACATTGTAGCCTGTTAAGCATGATACAGAGCCTGAGAaagggatgcctaaggaggtggaaagCTACAGTTGACCAGTGGACAGCATCAGAGAATGGTGACTGCTAGGTGACTGGTCACATTTTCTATTTGCCCTAAAATGTTTGTGATTCTTTTCTTTATTCAGGCGGTTAAGTCAAAgaccaacagcagaagagttggAGCAAAGGAACATCCTTCAGCGTAAGTGAGAGCCAATTTGCTGACTGCTGTTTCTCCATCTTACAAATAGTGCTTCAGACTCActtgatctcggaagctaagatGGGTCATCccttgttagtacttggatgggagaccaccaaggaagtccattatgcagaggcaggcaatggcaaacctcttctgtttgtcttttgccttgaatcCCTGTGGAGTCACCGACTGTGACCTGGTGGCACTTTCTGCCACCTGGCTGCAAGGCACCGTCTTTGGCTGCTGTCACACAAACACAGAGTAGAGACTCCACCAGAGACACCTGCCATGCAGCATTCTtgctgccctgcctcttccttgcaCTGGAAAGTTTCATTAAGTTCCCACCAAGCTGCTGTAGGTTACCTAGATTGCAACTAATGAATGAAGCTTCAAGGGGCAGAAGCATTTTTGGAGTTGGTGGGAGTGAGGCaggagtttgcattttttttttttaatagaaaggaCCCCCCCTTGTGACATCACTTATTCCTTCTGCTTGGGATAGAGGCAAGAAGACAAGGGATCACTTGTTAGGAATACAATGCAGTGCAAAAATAGGGAAAGGCTGAGAGGCAGTTTGATGTAGTGGGTTTTAGACTgggatctgagagatccaggtttgaatctttggaagtttttaaacagaggctggatagccatctgacggagaggctgattctgtgaatgatcaagggggtggcaggttacaggggatgagcaatagggttgtgaatgtcctgcatattgcagggggttggactagatgacccaggaggtcccttccaactctatgattctatgaatccccattctgctatggaagcttgctgggttacctagatcacacacactcagcctaacctacctcaacaGGGGGTtgataggataaaatggaggaacaaGGTGAGCTGTtctgggtccccagtggggagaaaggtgggggataAATGAAGGGCGAACAAACACATTAAGTACGGAGCCTTGTCACCCAGCCTTTCCTTTAAGGAGCTTTTAGAATGCTGGACACACTTCTCTTGACCATTTCGCtctaccctgtgaggcagttcCTGATGGGTAGCCTTGTTAGGCTGTGGCAACAAAAATATAATAAGGGTCCAGCTGCACTTTAGGAACCCTCAAAATTGATTCCAGTTTATGCTGAAACTGGAATCAAATTCAGTAGCCTTCCTGATGCCACTGGAATCTGCTGCTTTATTTGCCTGTAACTTAGAATAAGCCAACAGTGCATGTCTGGCCCAAGGTGAGCTTCATGGTGGACTGGGAATTTGAGCCTTTCAAGTCCTGCATCTTCTTCAGACTTTTTAGCAAGTTCAGTTCATTGGTATCTGGGCTGGCTGAGTGCAGTGGGCTAGGAGGTCTGGTCCAGGCATCAGTGGAAGGATCAAAGACGTGAACTAGAGATGTCTGTTGATTTCTGGGTCTGGGAGGAAGAGTGCTCCATAGTCTTGTTCAGGCACTAGGTTAAAAGAGTTTGAGAGAGGAGGCGAGGAAAGCCAAGAGCTCCAGACTTCAAGGAAGATGCAGGGGGGAGAATAAAGGGGAGGCAGGGCACCATCCTTTTGCAGCTAGTGTCCCAGCGTCCAGGGCTAGGCCAGCCACCCTGCTGTGTATACAAATGCTAGAATTCTGTTGTTGTAAATGCTTCCTTTAGCGTCCTCCAAAAAGAAATGGCCTGTCCTGCTATGGAAACAAATGCAGAAGTCCTGTAATTCCAAATACTTCCTTCGCTTTCATCTGaatgccagggccaggaggcaacatcaggggaggaAGGGTCTTGGACTATGTCCTGTTTGTGGGCCCTCCTTAAACACAACGCCAGGCTAGAGGAACtgctggtctgctccagcagggctggaaGAATTTGGCAGGCTGTGAATGAAACGAGACAGAGCTTGTTCATCTCCTCTGTCTTGGTTTATCCCTCATCCTTAATAAATGATTTCAAcctgagaagaaaaagagttggttcttctatgctgcttttctctagtctcaaagcggcttacgatctccttccctttcctctccccacaacagacaccctgtgtgggaggtgaggctgagagatccctgatattactgctcagtcagaacagctttctcagtgctgtagcaagcccaaggtcacccagctggctgcatgtgggggagtgcaaaatcgaacccggctcgccagattagaaatccacctaaccactacaccaagctggtctgaATGGTCTGAAACAATATTGACCATGGGGCCATATCTTCACCAAAACATGCTCCATGCTGGAGTAGAAGATTGGTAATGAATTTCAGGTTCAGTGTGGGACATAGCTTATCTCATTGGGTCTCTCTCCATAGCTCACGGGCAGTCATATTCACAACAGCCATCAGCCCTAAAGAGCCACATTTATACTTCTGTGTGGCTTGCAGCTTGTGTTTCCTTGTGGCAGTGGCTGTTTAGATGGTAGAAACCACCTGCTAACCCTGAGCCTCACTGAACAAGGAACTTATGCACATAGCTGACACATGGAGCAGGTGCCACACTGGGGGGTGgagctcagaagagccacaggtagCATGTCGAAGAGCTCCTGAGCCCTGGAGTACCACTGATTTGTTTTACAGATGGCCACTGTCTGTTGCATTACCTCTCAtgtgaatcctagaatcatagagttggaaggggccatacaggccatctagtccaaccccctgctcaacccaggatcagccctaagcatcctaaagcatccaagaaaagtgtgtatccagcctttgcttgaacctttgtgtgtatccaacctttgctttttttttatgTGCGATCTCTCCGAGTATATGCACACTATCCTCCCCTcccatcacctttcccttcctgcccgcACAGACAAATACAACAAACACATAGCAGACATGTGCCTGGCTTCTCTAATCGAGTTTTGTTCTTAAACAAATAACtggaacccccctccctcccctttaccATTTGGCTGTTGTATTCATTTACGTTCAACTTGTGTCGCTGAGACAAACCACATGTTCCCAACCTCCTCCAAACGTTCTTCCCGACAGCAAAAAACGAGGCTGACCGGCAGGCAGAAAAGCGGGAAATCAAGCGGAGGCTCACCAGAAAGGTACTGGGACTCTGAACGGTTCTGTGAATATTTGCGGGGATTGCCTCTGTGAGGCATGCCAAGGTGTGGAGCTAGGAATTAATCAGATTTGTCCTGGGGGGTTCAATCCAGGCATCTGGCGGGCATTGACTTTGGCATGGGATTGTAGTTCTGagcagtggggggtgggagggctggAAAATGCTTGAATAAGAAACTAAAGAAAAACCAAATTAGTTATGCAGCCTTCTTTCTGAGCATAAGGTGGGAGTGGGAAGGTGTGTGTGTTCTTTCCCTCCTAGCTGTCATGTTACGCCCAGGTTAGGGAGTTTAGGTTCGTTTTTGCCCATTGTCGGGAAAGGTCTGGTTATCCACACcaggccagagaattctttca
Above is a window of Paroedura picta isolate Pp20150507F chromosome 5, Ppicta_v3.0, whole genome shotgun sequence DNA encoding:
- the PHACTR4 gene encoding phosphatase and actin regulator 4 isoform X5, with translation MNVNRNFSTYTCQAEEVDHPLSDGGLRADALESGDTTPPSKRKSKFAGFGKIFKPWKWRKKKTSGKFKETSEVLERKISMRKPRAELIERGVLFEDPEQDGEEQDKISHTALKNGHTIPIDCSGIAGLGHVEEEPGRKSSLKKPIPLEEPKKSQGLPDGHLNLEPAPSPESHAPRQPLLPPKRPLSQPTSQEASNTYMPDLVPTSAARTMPSSTVAATASAARGASYPAAPSPAPRTVPSALTNAYTTAPNTVPTKQPPVPPPKPVNRNSNPLIVELSQVISGGSKPSPPLPPKRGIPLNVSSSLETAATPKSPSDRIVPASHRPSSIPGHLSPQPPPSPSPPLLAHLPPEPHSTPLPSAAHEAGHPVVPEQLMEALQDRLSSLEVGRRVADQGFGEPQVPTRLPQLPLHILIQQALTSPLPATPPGEGSHRAHSLLFENRGSFEENATGGRTRSLPVTIEMLKVPDDDEEVEDVQEDEHHSSSHVYIGEDPTVTVIPRLVLQTVQDEEEGPSDSDSEGPVLYKEDPEDEDDDESHNSALANKVKRKDTLAMKLGSMALRQELQEGNTFPRKSKEEWNEIRQQIGTTLIRRLSQRPTAEELEQRNILQPKNEADRQAEKREIKRRLTRKLSQRPTVAELQARKILRFNEYVEVTDAQDYDRRADKPWTKLTPADKAAIRKELNEFKSSEMEVHEESKQFTRYHRP
- the PHACTR4 gene encoding phosphatase and actin regulator 4 isoform X6, which produces MSQEMEESIAEEVDHPLSDGGLRADALESGDTTPPSKRKSKFAGFGKIFKPWKWRKKKTSGKFKETSEVLERKISMRKPRAELIERGVLFEDPEQDGEEQDKISHTALKNGHTIPIDCSGIAGLGHVEEEPGRKSSLKKPIPLEEPKKSQGLPDGHLNLEPAPSPESHAPRQPLLPPKRPLSQPTSQEASNTYMPDLVPTSAARTMPSSTVAATASAARGASYPAAPSPAPRTVPSALTNAYTTAPNTVPTKQPPVPPPKPVNRNSNPLIVELSQVISGGSKPSPPLPPKRGIPLNVSSSLETAATPKSPSDRIVPASHRPSSIPGHLSPQPPPSPSPPLLAHLPPEPHSTPLPSAAHEAGHPVVPEQLMEALQDRLSSLEVGRRVADQGFGEPQVPTRLPQLPLHILIQQALTSPLPATPPGEGSHRAHSLLFENRGSFEENATGGRTRSLPVTIEMLKVPDDDEEVEDVQEDEHHSSSHVYIGEDPTVTVIPRLVLQTVQDEEEGPSDSDSEGPVLYKEDPEDEDDDESHNSALANKVKRKDTLAMKLGSMALRQELQEGNTFPRKSKEEWNEIRQQIGTTLIRRLSQRPTAEELEQRNILQPKNEADRQAEKREIKRRLTRKLSQRPTVAELQARKILRFNEYVEVTDAQDYDRRADKPWTKLTPADKAAIRKELNEFKSSEMEVHEESKQFTRYHRP
- the PHACTR4 gene encoding phosphatase and actin regulator 4 isoform X4; its protein translation is MGQTRYSRPVYPAPSAEEVDHPLSDGGLRADALESGDTTPPSKRKSKFAGFGKIFKPWKWRKKKTSGKFKETSEVLERKISMRKPRAELIERGVLFEDPEQDGEEQDKISHTALKNGHTIPIDCSGIAGLGHVEEEPGRKSSLKKPIPLEEPKKSQGLPDGHLNLEPAPSPESHAPRQPLLPPKRPLSQPTSQEASNTYMPDLVPTSAARTMPSSTVAATASAARGASYPAAPSPAPRTVPSALTNAYTTAPNTVPTKQPPVPPPKPVNRNSNPLIVELSQVISGGSKPSPPLPPKRGIPLNVSSSLETAATPKSPSDRIVPASHRPSSIPGHLSPQPPPSPSPPLLAHLPPEPHSTPLPSAAHEAGHPVVPEQLMEALQDRLSSLEVGRRVADQGFGEPQVPTRLPQLPLHILIQQALTSPLPATPPGEGSHRAHSLLFENRGSFEENATGGRTRSLPVTIEMLKVPDDDEEVEDVQEDEHHSSSHVYIGEDPTVTVIPRLVLQTVQDEEEGPSDSDSEGPVLYKEDPEDEDDDESHNSALANKVKRKDTLAMKLGSMALRQELQEGNTFPRKSKEEWNEIRQQIGTTLIRRLSQRPTAEELEQRNILQPKNEADRQAEKREIKRRLTRKLSQRPTVAELQARKILRFNEYVEVTDAQDYDRRADKPWTKLTPADKAAIRKELNEFKSSEMEVHEESKQFTRYHRP
- the PHACTR4 gene encoding phosphatase and actin regulator 4 isoform X7: MGQTRYSRPVYPAPSAEEVDHPLSDGGLRADALESGDTTPPSKRKSKFAGFGKIFKPWKWRKKKTSGKFKETSEDGEEQDKISHTALKNGHTIPIDCSGIAGLGHVEEEPGRKSSLKKPIPLEEPKKSQGLPDGHLNLEPAPSPESHAPRQPLLPPKRPLSQPTSQEASNTYMPDLVPTSAARTMPSSTVAATASAARGASYPAAPSPAPRTVPSALTNAYTTAPNTVPTKQPPVPPPKPVNRNSNPLIVELSQVISGGSKPSPPLPPKRGIPLNVSSSLETAATPKSPSDRIVPASHRPSSIPGHLSPQPPPSPSPPLLAHLPPEPHSTPLPSAAHEAGHPVVPEQLMEALQDRLSSLEVGRRVADQGFGEPQVPTRLPQLPLHILIQQALTSPLPATPPGEGSHRAHSLLFENRGSFEENATGGRTRSLPVTIEMLKVPDDDEEVEDVQEDEHHSSSHVYIGEDPTVTVIPRLVLQTVQDEEEGPSDSDSEGPVLYKEDPEDEDDDESHNSALANKVKRKDTLAMKLGSMALRQELQEGNTFPRKSKEEWNEIRQQIGTTLIRRLSQRPTAEELEQRNILQPKNEADRQAEKREIKRRLTRKLSQRPTVAELQARKILRFNEYVEVTDAQDYDRRADKPWTKLTPADKAAIRKELNEFKSSEMEVHEESKQFTRYHRP